Proteins encoded by one window of Gordonia jinghuaiqii:
- the mftA gene encoding mycofactocin precursor MftA (Mycofactocin is a small molecule electron carrier derived from the final two amino acids, Val-Tyr, of MftA, the mycofactocin precursor. It plays a role in redox homeostasis and the metabolism of alcohols and aldehydes in Actinobacteria, including Mycobacterium tuberculosis.), translating into MADQSAATTQSSTDTELIAESLVEEVSIDGMCGVY; encoded by the coding sequence ATGGCCGATCAGTCCGCCGCGACCACACAGAGCTCGACCGACACCGAGCTCATCGCCGAGTCGCTCGTCGAAGAGGTGTCGATCGACGGGATGTGCGGGGTCTACTGA
- the mftR gene encoding mycofactocin system transcriptional regulator (MftR, the mycofactocin system transcriptional regulator, is an uncharacterized TetR family DNA-binding transcription factor. Its role is inferred by context. It occurs as part of the biosynthesis locus for mycofactocin, a partially characterized electron carrier derived from the terminal Val-Tyr dipeptide of the precursor peptide MftA, through a radical SAM enzyme-mediated process.) translates to MTPNTPDARPARTSPGRRPITSRAQISALAIGLFTAHGFEDTSVDDIADAAGIARRTLFRYYSSKNEIPWGEFDDHLDELRTLLAAIPADVPMAQALVDALVSFNRVPPEELDNHRRRMSLLLGVPALQAHSMIMYADWRHVIAEFCAMRLGTSVSDHIPQTIGWLCLGAALAAYERWLADPGADLESLIEAGARTVADGVGALS, encoded by the coding sequence ATGACGCCGAACACCCCCGACGCGAGACCCGCCCGCACCTCCCCCGGACGACGCCCCATCACGTCCCGGGCACAGATCAGCGCGCTCGCGATCGGTTTGTTCACCGCTCACGGTTTCGAGGACACCAGCGTCGACGACATCGCCGACGCGGCCGGTATCGCCCGGCGCACACTGTTCCGCTACTACTCGTCGAAGAACGAGATCCCCTGGGGGGAGTTCGACGACCACCTCGACGAGCTGCGCACCCTCCTCGCCGCGATCCCGGCCGACGTCCCGATGGCGCAGGCGCTCGTCGATGCCCTCGTCTCGTTCAACCGGGTCCCGCCGGAGGAACTGGACAACCATCGCCGGCGCATGTCGTTGCTACTGGGTGTTCCGGCGCTGCAGGCACATTCGATGATCATGTACGCCGATTGGCGGCATGTGATCGCGGAGTTCTGCGCCATGCGCCTCGGCACATCCGTGAGCGACCACATACCGCAGACCATCGGCTGGCTGTGCCTCGGCGCAGCCCTGGCGGCCTATGAACGGTGGCTGGCCGACCCCGGCGCCGACCTCGAATCCCTCATCGAGGCCGGCGCGCGCACGGTCGCCGACGGCGTGGGTGCACTGTCATGA
- a CDS encoding ferredoxin--NADP reductase, translating to MSDVTPHGSRSVILTVSEVIEETADAKSIAFEVPEASSNAFTDYKPGQFLTLRIPSEKTGSVARCYSLASSPFTDPRPKVTVKRTVDGYGSNWVCDNLSPGSQVEVLPPSGVFTPKSYDVPLLLIAAGSGVTPVMSILKAALKKSDRPIVFFYANRSVDDVIFAEELRELLHAHADRLTVLHWLESLQGLPTAPALASVFAPYSTTHTAYLCGPGPFMDAVHKGLAQADFPHHNVHTEVYNSLSGDPFADVELDEVSDEEQAGAATVEVELDGETHTLTWPRKRTLIDVMLAAGLDAPYSCQEGECGSCACTLTEGTVDMDNAGALDPEDIEDGYILGCQAHPTSDSLKIEF from the coding sequence ATGTCTGATGTGACCCCTCACGGCTCCCGAAGCGTGATTCTCACGGTGTCCGAGGTGATCGAGGAGACGGCCGACGCCAAGTCCATCGCCTTCGAGGTCCCGGAAGCGTCCTCCAACGCGTTCACCGACTACAAGCCGGGGCAGTTCCTCACCCTGCGCATCCCGAGCGAGAAGACCGGCTCGGTCGCCCGGTGCTATTCGCTGGCGTCGTCGCCGTTCACCGACCCGCGGCCCAAGGTGACCGTCAAGCGAACCGTGGACGGATACGGCTCCAACTGGGTGTGCGACAACCTGTCCCCCGGTTCCCAGGTCGAGGTGCTGCCGCCGTCCGGGGTGTTCACCCCCAAGTCCTACGACGTCCCGCTTCTCCTGATCGCCGCGGGCAGCGGTGTGACCCCGGTGATGTCGATCCTCAAGGCGGCCCTGAAGAAGAGCGACCGCCCCATCGTGTTCTTCTACGCCAACCGCAGCGTCGACGACGTGATCTTCGCCGAGGAACTCCGCGAGCTGCTGCACGCCCACGCCGACCGGCTCACCGTTCTCCATTGGCTCGAGTCGCTGCAGGGCCTGCCCACCGCGCCGGCGCTGGCATCGGTGTTCGCGCCGTATTCGACGACCCACACCGCCTACCTGTGTGGTCCCGGACCGTTCATGGACGCCGTGCACAAGGGCCTGGCCCAGGCAGACTTCCCGCATCACAACGTCCACACCGAGGTCTACAACTCGCTGTCGGGTGACCCGTTCGCCGATGTCGAACTCGACGAGGTCAGCGACGAGGAGCAAGCCGGGGCGGCCACCGTCGAGGTGGAGCTCGACGGCGAGACCCACACACTCACCTGGCCCCGTAAACGCACCCTGATCGACGTCATGCTCGCCGCCGGACTCGACGCCCCCTACTCCTGCCAGGAGGGTGAATGCGGCTCGTGTGCCTGCACTCTCACCGAGGGCACCGTCGACATGGACAATGCCGGCGCGCTCGACCCCGAGGACATCGAGGACGGCTACATCCTCGGCTGCCAGGCCCATCCGACGTCGGACTCACTCAAGATCGAGTTCTGA
- a CDS encoding DoxX family protein, producing MTTLPGSRSARSRLGPDRLARGLAGMLLGIGVLHFLAPKPFDEIIPEEIPGDPRTLTYLSGVAEIGLGAGLLVPRTRRLSGALSALLFLAVYPANINMVRLWWDKPLPYRIVAIARLPFQFPMIWAALRVARES from the coding sequence ATGACCACCCTCCCCGGTTCCCGATCAGCCCGTTCCCGTCTCGGTCCCGACCGGCTCGCCCGCGGCCTCGCCGGCATGCTGCTCGGTATCGGGGTTCTGCACTTCCTGGCCCCCAAACCCTTCGACGAGATCATCCCCGAGGAGATCCCCGGTGATCCGCGGACGCTGACCTACCTGTCCGGCGTGGCCGAGATCGGTCTGGGGGCGGGTCTTCTGGTGCCCAGGACCCGGCGGCTCTCCGGTGCGCTGTCCGCGCTGCTGTTCCTCGCGGTGTATCCCGCGAACATCAACATGGTCCGGCTGTGGTGGGACAAACCCCTGCCATACCGAATCGTCGCCATCGCACGTCTGCCGTTCCAGTTCCCGATGATCTGGGCCGCACTGCGGGTGGCGCGCGAGTCCTGA
- a CDS encoding DNA alkylation repair protein: protein MVPEPTAAAVRTAAAEIADPQLAAGQAKFFQARPGGYGEGDEFLGLRVPQQRAIARAFRGIGPDAVAELLDSPVHEHRLIALFLLRGEFEQELRRRGGDATDAGVEVWVKLYLDAVRRGRVNNWDLVDSSADSILGEYCRRLGRLDAVLRHAQDEDLWRRRVGIIATFAHIRHGDATALLAVAPLVRDDRRDLIQKAFGWMLREVGKRVDEAVLLGYLEDNAAEMGRTALSYAIEHRSPEERAYFRSLR, encoded by the coding sequence GTGGTACCGGAGCCGACGGCGGCGGCGGTGCGGACGGCCGCCGCCGAGATCGCCGACCCGCAGCTCGCGGCCGGGCAGGCGAAGTTCTTCCAGGCCCGTCCCGGCGGCTACGGCGAAGGCGATGAATTCCTGGGACTACGCGTGCCGCAGCAACGTGCCATCGCCCGGGCCTTCCGCGGCATCGGTCCGGATGCCGTTGCCGAACTGCTGGATTCGCCGGTTCACGAGCACCGGCTCATCGCGTTGTTCCTCCTGCGGGGCGAATTCGAACAGGAACTGCGGCGCCGGGGCGGGGATGCAACGGATGCGGGTGTCGAGGTGTGGGTGAAGCTCTACCTCGACGCCGTCCGACGAGGACGGGTGAACAACTGGGACCTCGTCGACTCGTCGGCCGACTCGATCCTGGGGGAGTACTGCCGCCGGCTGGGTCGGCTCGACGCCGTCCTGCGGCACGCTCAGGACGAGGACCTGTGGCGACGCCGCGTGGGCATCATCGCCACCTTCGCGCACATCAGACACGGCGATGCGACAGCGCTTCTCGCAGTGGCTCCGCTCGTCCGCGACGATCGGCGGGACCTCATCCAGAAGGCCTTCGGCTGGATGCTGCGCGAGGTGGGCAAGCGCGTCGACGAGGCCGTCCTCCTCGGGTACCTGGAGGACAATGCCGCCGAGATGGGCCGTACCGCACTGAGTTACGCGATCGAGCATCGTTCGCCGGAGGAACGGGCGTACTTCCGATCCCTGCGCTGA
- a CDS encoding NAD(P)/FAD-dependent oxidoreductase, producing the protein MSGPAAGVVVVGAGLGGIRLAESLRNNGFTDPITLVGAEAHPPYDRPPLSKSVLLGKDDRVDLKPEGFYGEADITLRLGDAVTAVSPAEGTVGLASGSTLSYDTLVLATGLDPRPFPGLTESIAGVHTIRTYDDAVALRGEIDSARTAVVIGAGFIGCEVAASLCSRGLGVSLVEPAPTPLAAALGERIGALVSRLHTANGVDLRTGIGVEEIVVSQGRVRAVKLADGTELPADIVVVGIGSTPVTGYLDGSGIELAARESGGGIACDATGHTSAENVYALGDVANWRDDDDKPVRVEHWNHTVEQASIVAHQITGGDAVTASVSYFWSDQFDVKIQVLGAPRPDDEVHVVDDDGKKFVAYYSRDGILTGVVGAGKVGAVMKTRAKLQTPTPIADLL; encoded by the coding sequence ATGAGTGGACCAGCTGCGGGCGTTGTCGTGGTCGGGGCGGGACTCGGTGGAATCCGGTTGGCGGAGAGCCTGCGCAACAACGGCTTCACCGATCCGATCACCCTGGTCGGCGCCGAGGCGCACCCACCATACGACCGCCCGCCCCTGTCGAAGTCGGTGCTGCTGGGCAAAGACGACCGCGTGGACCTCAAGCCCGAGGGGTTCTACGGCGAGGCCGACATCACGCTGCGTCTCGGAGATGCGGTGACCGCGGTGTCACCGGCCGAGGGGACCGTCGGTCTCGCCTCCGGCTCGACTCTCTCCTACGACACCCTGGTGCTCGCCACCGGCCTCGATCCGCGCCCGTTCCCCGGCCTCACCGAATCGATCGCCGGCGTGCACACGATCCGCACGTACGACGACGCCGTCGCGTTGCGCGGCGAGATCGATTCCGCGAGAACCGCAGTGGTCATCGGCGCGGGATTCATCGGGTGTGAGGTGGCGGCCAGCCTGTGCTCGCGCGGTCTGGGTGTCAGTCTCGTCGAACCGGCCCCGACGCCGCTCGCCGCAGCCCTCGGCGAGCGCATCGGTGCTCTGGTGTCGCGCCTGCACACCGCCAACGGGGTCGATCTGAGGACAGGCATCGGCGTCGAGGAGATCGTGGTCTCGCAGGGCAGGGTGAGGGCGGTGAAGCTCGCCGACGGAACCGAACTGCCGGCCGACATCGTCGTCGTCGGTATCGGCTCGACCCCCGTGACCGGCTACCTCGACGGCTCCGGGATCGAACTCGCCGCGCGCGAGTCCGGCGGCGGAATAGCCTGCGATGCAACCGGACACACCAGTGCGGAGAACGTCTACGCCCTCGGCGACGTCGCGAATTGGCGGGACGACGACGACAAGCCGGTACGGGTGGAGCACTGGAATCACACCGTCGAGCAGGCGTCGATCGTCGCTCACCAGATCACCGGCGGGGACGCGGTCACCGCATCGGTGTCGTACTTCTGGAGCGACCAGTTCGACGTGAAGATCCAGGTACTCGGTGCACCGCGCCCCGACGACGAGGTTCACGTCGTCGACGACGACGGCAAGAAGTTCGTGGCCTACTACAGCCGCGACGGCATACTCACCGGCGTCGTCGGGGCGGGCAAGGTGGGCGCGGTGATGAAGACGCGGGCCAAGCTGCAGACGCCCACCCCGATCGCGGATCTCCTCTAG